One segment of Strix aluco isolate bStrAlu1 chromosome 17, bStrAlu1.hap1, whole genome shotgun sequence DNA contains the following:
- the UBE2C gene encoding ubiquitin-conjugating enzyme E2 C: protein MASQNADPAALSSAAARKAAEAGATAARGSVGKRLQQELMALMMSGDKGISAFPESDNLFKWIGTIDGAAGTAYEELRYKLSLEFPSGYPYTAPTVRFLTPCYHPNVDTQGNICLDILKDKWSALYDVRTILLSIQSLLAEPNIESPLNTHAAELWKNQTAYKKYVRETYAKQAKSQET, encoded by the exons ATGGCCTCGCAGAACGCCGACCCCGCCGCCCTGTCCAGCGCAGCCGCTCGCAAAGCGGCCGAGGCGGGGGCCACGGCGGCCCGCGGCTCGGTGGGGAAGAG gctgcagcaggagctgatgGCGCTCATG ATGTCCGGTGACAAAGGCATCTCCGCCTTCCCCGAGTCCGACAACCTCTTCAAGTGGATCGGGACCATCGACGGCGCCGCCGGCACG GCCTACGAGGAGCTGCGGTACAAGCTGTCGCTGGAGTTCCCCAGCGGGTACCCCTACACCGCGCCCACCGTGCGCTTCCTGACGCCCTGCTACCACCCCAACGTCGACACCCAGGGCAACATCTGCCTCGACATCCTCAAGGACAAGTGGTCAGCCCTCTATGACGTCCGCACCATCCTGCTCTCCATCCAGAGCCTGCTGGCAG AGCCGAACATCGAGAGCCCCCTGAACACACACGCTGCCGAGCTCTGGAAGAACCAAACCG CCTACAAGAAGTACGTGCGGGAGACGTACGCCAAGCAGGCCAAGAGCCAGGAAACCTGa
- the LOC141931312 gene encoding regulator of G-protein signaling 9-binding protein-like: MAPGRGDACHARGAAGMCATAQAALCKATAGHRQLVLQLGGSADGPRLREERCRRSAEACELSTGLRQALLAGLRQGPASPEERRELERLWVLFLSALELFLQDLRRAHHLCQLFSTQGGGTAPLRTGLGGWGPPSRKGSRRGGGPTQPPAARCLEEEIEQVRATLAEMESRANIPLWTVEATQPAGMGGTAAPAAGAARGGSYPGHCCRVL; this comes from the exons ATGGCACCGGGGAGAGGGGACGCGTGCCACGCACGGGGGGCAGCAGGGATGTGTGCGACAGCCCAGGCCGCCCTCTGCAAGGCCACAGCCGGGCACCGGCAGCTGGTGCTGCAGCTCGGGGGCAGTGCCGACGGCCCCCGGCTGCGGGAGGAGCGGTGCAGGAGGAGCGCGGAGGCGTGTGAGCTCAGCACTG GGCTGCGGCAGGCGCTGCTGGCGGGGCTGCGGCAGGGGCCGGCGAGCCCCGAGGAGCGGCGGGAGCTGGAGCGGCTGTGGGTGCTCTTCCTCTCCGCCCTGGAGCTCTTCCTGCAGGACCTGCGCCGAGCCCACCACCTCTGCCAGCTCTTCTCCACGCAGGGGGGCGGCACGGCCCCGCTACGCAccgggctggggggctgggggccgcccAGCCGCAAAGGGAGCCGGCGAGGGGGGGGGCCCACGCAGCCCCCGGCCGCCCGGTGCCTGGAGGAGGAGATCGAGCAGGTGAGGGCCACGCTGGCCGAGATGGAGAGCAGAGCCAACATCCCGCTCTGGACGGTGGAGGCCACGCAGCCGGCGGGGATGGGCGgcactgcagcccctgcagctggggcGGCTCGGGGCGGGTCTTAccctgggcactgctgcaggGTCCTCTGA